One Qipengyuania gaetbuli genomic region harbors:
- a CDS encoding bile acid:sodium symporter family protein, translated as MALASIARDPMIRFLAIAIAAAALVPATGSAREIAQQIANGAIFLLFLLNGLRIDRQDILAGIANWRFLLPLVLWVFGAMAIAGLGLSLAANSALPAVVALGFLYLGALPSTVQSATSYTSLSGGTVALSVVSAALLNIIGVFVTVPIFLALGGSGEGAVGNEVIVKILTILVLPFAIGQVFQKPAARFTAGNRQRIVWIDRFVIAVAVYVAFSGAVEQGLWSRMDGSGWTIVLALVGLFLAIGHLGAWAAGGMLGLRREDRIAFLFAGAQKSAAVGAPLATILFPPAVAGFIVMPLLLYHLFQLVLAAPLSTRLARQPRPGCDGCTAPTTRS; from the coding sequence ATGGCACTCGCATCCATCGCCCGGGACCCGATGATCCGCTTTCTGGCAATTGCCATTGCGGCAGCGGCCTTGGTTCCCGCGACAGGCTCTGCACGTGAGATCGCGCAGCAGATCGCCAACGGGGCCATCTTCCTGCTCTTCCTGCTCAACGGCCTGCGTATCGACCGGCAGGACATCCTTGCCGGTATCGCGAACTGGAGGTTTCTCCTGCCTCTGGTCCTATGGGTGTTCGGCGCGATGGCGATTGCCGGTCTGGGGCTGTCACTGGCTGCGAATAGCGCGCTGCCCGCAGTTGTTGCACTCGGTTTCCTCTATCTCGGTGCGCTGCCTTCTACGGTGCAATCGGCGACGTCTTATACGTCGCTTTCCGGCGGCACGGTCGCGCTCTCGGTCGTCAGTGCGGCACTGCTCAACATCATCGGTGTATTCGTAACCGTGCCGATATTCCTTGCGCTTGGCGGAAGCGGCGAGGGCGCGGTCGGCAACGAAGTCATCGTCAAGATCCTCACGATCCTCGTCCTGCCTTTCGCCATAGGGCAGGTGTTCCAAAAGCCCGCTGCCCGGTTCACGGCGGGCAACCGGCAGCGCATCGTCTGGATCGACAGGTTTGTGATCGCAGTCGCAGTCTATGTGGCCTTTTCCGGCGCCGTTGAGCAGGGCCTGTGGTCACGCATGGACGGGTCGGGCTGGACAATCGTCCTTGCGCTGGTCGGACTGTTCCTCGCTATCGGCCACTTGGGTGCCTGGGCCGCTGGCGGCATGCTCGGCCTGCGACGCGAAGACCGCATCGCTTTCCTTTTCGCAGGAGCGCAGAAGAGCGCAGCGGTAGGAGCGCCGCTCGCGACGATCCTGTTCCCGCCCGCCGTGGCCGGTTTCATCGTGATGCCGCTGCTGCTTTACCACCTGTTCCAGCTGGTGCTGGCCGCGCCCCTGTCTACGCGGCTGGCCCGTCAGCCTCGACCGGGTTGCGACGGTTGTACCGCACCGACCACCAGAAGCTGA
- a CDS encoding DUF475 domain-containing protein, with product MLATIWRFYAFSLFFTLICLGLGAWYGWSATGTVTGTLSLLWIIVVLSVLEISLSFDNAVVNASVLKEMDEVWQRRFLTWGIAFAVFGMRVVFPLAIVAIAAGLGPLETINLSLNQPDEYERIVSSAHVGIAGFGGAFLAMVGLKFFFDLDKEVHWISVIERNLSKFAALPAAEIAILLLVMWGISNLLEPAEALTFLVAGILGLVTFIAVEGINTILEMKEEAHKLQGAVVRSGLGGFLYLNVLDASFSFDGVIGAFALSNNMVVIALGLSIGAMFVRSMTIHLVRKGTLAAYRFLEHGAFWAIIVLGAIMLVSAKFHIPETITGLIGAILIGLSFWWSVRYNRRNPVEADGPAA from the coding sequence ATGCTCGCAACCATCTGGCGTTTCTACGCCTTTTCTCTCTTTTTCACTCTCATCTGCCTTGGCCTTGGCGCCTGGTACGGCTGGAGCGCGACCGGTACGGTGACCGGGACGCTGTCCCTACTGTGGATCATCGTGGTCCTCTCGGTCCTCGAAATTTCGCTCAGCTTCGACAATGCCGTGGTCAATGCCTCGGTCCTCAAGGAAATGGACGAGGTCTGGCAGCGCCGCTTCCTGACCTGGGGCATCGCCTTTGCGGTGTTCGGGATGCGCGTGGTCTTCCCGCTCGCCATCGTGGCCATAGCTGCAGGGCTTGGACCGCTGGAGACGATCAACCTCTCGCTCAACCAGCCGGACGAGTACGAGCGCATCGTGTCGAGCGCGCATGTCGGCATCGCCGGTTTCGGCGGTGCATTCCTTGCGATGGTGGGCCTGAAGTTCTTTTTCGACCTCGACAAGGAAGTGCACTGGATATCCGTGATCGAGCGCAACCTGTCCAAATTTGCCGCACTGCCCGCAGCTGAAATCGCAATCCTGCTGCTGGTGATGTGGGGTATTTCGAACCTGCTCGAACCAGCCGAAGCGCTGACTTTTCTCGTCGCCGGGATTCTTGGCCTCGTGACCTTCATTGCAGTCGAAGGGATCAACACGATCCTCGAAATGAAAGAGGAAGCGCACAAACTGCAGGGTGCCGTGGTGCGCAGCGGTCTCGGCGGCTTCCTCTACCTCAACGTGCTCGACGCTAGCTTCAGCTTCGACGGCGTCATCGGGGCATTCGCATTGTCGAACAACATGGTCGTCATCGCGCTGGGCCTGTCGATCGGCGCGATGTTCGTGCGCTCGATGACCATCCATCTGGTCCGCAAGGGTACGCTGGCAGCCTACCGCTTCCTCGAACACGGCGCTTTCTGGGCGATCATCGTGCTCGGCGCGATCATGCTGGTTTCGGCCAAGTTCCACATTCCGGAGACGATTACCGGGTTGATCGGTGCAATCCTGATCGGGCTCAGCTTCTGGTGGTCGGTGCGGTACAACCGTCGCAACCCGGTCGAGGCTGACGGGCCAGCCGCGTAG
- the panB gene encoding 3-methyl-2-oxobutanoate hydroxymethyltransferase: MSTTFQLDTSTSRANPTPQPMKRLTVPKIRAHKADGETKEPLVMLTAYTARQAQILDAHCDILLVGDSLGQVIYGLPSTIPVTLEMMANHAAAVVRGSYHSVVVVDMPFGSYEASKEQAFENAAYLLKQSGAAAVKLEGGEQMAETVAFLNQRGIPVMGHVGLTPQAVNVLGGYMARGRSDAEADKIVGDAQALDEAGAFAIVIEGVVEPIAIEATKAVSCPTIGIGASAQCDGQVLVTEDMLGMFERVPRFVKKYENIAEVIDRTVATYAEEVRSRSFPSQEQTYQPKS; encoded by the coding sequence ATGTCGACCACATTCCAGCTCGATACGAGCACCAGCCGCGCCAACCCCACGCCCCAGCCGATGAAACGGCTCACGGTACCGAAGATTCGCGCTCACAAGGCAGACGGCGAAACAAAGGAACCACTGGTCATGCTGACCGCCTATACGGCGCGTCAGGCGCAGATCCTCGATGCGCATTGCGACATCCTGCTGGTCGGGGATTCACTGGGGCAGGTGATCTACGGATTGCCATCGACCATTCCCGTCACGCTGGAGATGATGGCGAACCATGCGGCTGCCGTCGTGCGGGGTAGCTATCACTCGGTCGTCGTCGTCGACATGCCGTTCGGTTCCTACGAGGCGTCGAAGGAACAGGCGTTCGAAAACGCTGCCTACCTCCTCAAGCAGTCGGGCGCCGCGGCGGTCAAACTGGAAGGCGGCGAGCAGATGGCCGAAACCGTCGCTTTCCTCAACCAGCGCGGCATTCCGGTCATGGGCCACGTCGGCCTGACCCCGCAGGCGGTAAACGTGCTCGGCGGCTACATGGCGCGCGGGCGCAGCGATGCAGAGGCGGACAAGATTGTCGGCGATGCACAGGCGCTCGACGAAGCAGGCGCATTCGCGATCGTGATCGAAGGTGTTGTCGAGCCCATCGCGATCGAAGCGACCAAGGCGGTATCGTGCCCCACTATCGGCATCGGTGCGTCCGCGCAGTGTGACGGACAGGTCCTCGTGACGGAAGACATGCTCGGCATGTTCGAGCGCGTTCCGCGCTTCGTGAAGAAATACGAAAACATCGCCGAGGTGATCGACCGCACGGTTGCAACCTATGCCGAAGAAGTGCGTTCACGCAGTTTCCCGTCGCAAGAACAGACCTACCAGCCCAAAAGCTGA
- a CDS encoding sodium-dependent transporter, whose translation MVATSQTTGEGWSSRSAFILAAVGAAVGLGNIWRFPTLAGESGGGAFVIFYIGCVFLLGLPLVLSEIFVGRVGQTDAVGSIRKVAVQSGASPSWSIFGGIGAIAAFLIVSFYSVVAGWVLYYAGIMGWDFLQAILSGDPFRGALAGESQEQIQQRLGDMFASPGLLLAMHFAFMGLTFYIVARGVSSGIEKAATYLMPAFFVLLLGLVVYGAIEGDIGDAVAFLFTPDWSKLTPQVMNSALGQALFSLSLGVAGLITYGSYIKENSGLGATSAMIAVADTGVAILAGLMIFPIVFAVGLDPAAGPTLVFQTLPFAFQTMPGGALFGFLFFILILVAAVTSSISLLEVPTAWGIGERGWSRPKSSAIFGGGAFLIGIACLLGYNVWADVRPLGFWSLFENTDILDTVDGFTGKVMLPLGALFTSLFVGWKADTNLLRTTTGLSPAMFGLWRFLIAWLCPLAVTIILVTGLFPSILGA comes from the coding sequence ATGGTCGCGACTTCTCAAACCACGGGCGAGGGCTGGTCCTCGCGTAGCGCATTCATCCTTGCCGCGGTCGGCGCGGCAGTCGGGCTGGGCAACATCTGGCGCTTTCCGACTCTGGCCGGCGAAAGCGGGGGCGGCGCCTTCGTCATTTTCTACATCGGCTGCGTGTTCCTGCTGGGACTGCCGCTGGTGCTGTCCGAGATTTTCGTCGGCCGTGTCGGCCAGACCGATGCCGTCGGTTCGATCCGCAAGGTAGCCGTGCAGTCGGGCGCTTCGCCGAGCTGGTCGATATTCGGCGGAATCGGGGCGATCGCGGCATTCCTGATCGTGTCGTTCTACTCGGTCGTAGCTGGCTGGGTGCTCTATTATGCGGGCATTATGGGCTGGGACTTCCTCCAGGCGATCCTGTCCGGCGACCCGTTCCGCGGTGCATTGGCAGGAGAGAGCCAGGAACAGATCCAGCAGCGGCTCGGCGACATGTTCGCCAGCCCCGGCCTGCTGCTTGCCATGCACTTCGCCTTCATGGGGCTGACCTTTTACATCGTGGCGCGCGGCGTCAGCTCGGGGATCGAGAAGGCTGCTACCTACCTGATGCCCGCCTTCTTCGTCCTCCTGCTCGGGCTCGTGGTCTACGGCGCGATCGAGGGTGACATCGGCGATGCGGTGGCATTCCTGTTTACGCCCGACTGGTCGAAGCTGACCCCGCAGGTCATGAACTCGGCCCTGGGACAGGCGCTCTTCTCGCTTTCGCTGGGTGTTGCAGGGCTGATCACCTACGGTTCCTACATCAAGGAAAACAGCGGGCTGGGCGCGACGTCCGCGATGATTGCGGTTGCCGATACCGGCGTTGCCATCCTTGCCGGCCTGATGATCTTCCCGATCGTTTTCGCCGTCGGACTGGATCCGGCCGCCGGACCGACGCTGGTATTCCAGACGCTGCCCTTCGCATTCCAGACCATGCCGGGCGGCGCGTTGTTCGGGTTCCTCTTCTTTATCCTCATCCTCGTGGCGGCAGTCACCAGCTCGATCTCGCTGCTCGAAGTGCCCACTGCTTGGGGGATTGGGGAGCGCGGCTGGAGCCGTCCGAAATCGTCGGCGATCTTCGGCGGCGGAGCCTTTCTCATCGGGATTGCCTGCCTGCTGGGCTACAATGTCTGGGCCGATGTGCGCCCGCTGGGCTTCTGGTCGCTGTTCGAGAACACCGACATCCTCGACACGGTCGACGGGTTTACGGGCAAGGTCATGCTGCCGCTCGGCGCGCTGTTTACCTCGCTTTTCGTCGGGTGGAAGGCAGATACCAACCTGCTGCGCACGACGACCGGCCTGTCGCCTGCCATGTTCGGCCTGTGGCGTTTCCTGATTGCCTGGCTGTGCCCGCTGGCAGTCACGATCATCCTCGTGACGGGGCTTTTCCCCTCTATTCTGGGGGCCTGA
- a CDS encoding amino acid permease, producing MILDRVKPLDAILATAQKKSLHRSLGAIQLMLFGIGCIIGTGIFVLTAAGAQKAGPGLMLAFVIAGAVCIVAALCYAEIAAMIPVAGSAYTYSYATMGEFLAWTVGWALILEYAIAASAVSVGWSGYFTGTILNEFLGIYLPQWLSAGPLALGGAEGGFINLPALVIALLVTWLLMIGTSESAKVNAVLVAIKVTALTAFIALTLTSAYFDPDQFNPFLPAGVFGGFGTGVGAVGAAATIFFAYVGFDAVSTAAEETKNPQRNVPIGLVGSLLFCTVFYILVAAGAIGTIGGQPIMGPNGIPFPAGSEELARQCALPAYSSALVCSDEALAHVLRQIGFSGIGNMLGIAAFLALPSVILVLLFAQTRIFFVMSRDGLLPEGLSKVHPKWKTPYVVTAITGVIVAVAAAFFPVGQLADIANAGTLYAFLMVAVAVMLLRKTDPDRKRDFRTPALWLVGPATIIGCAFLFLNLPFEAMLVLPIWTTIGLVIYFAYSRGNSHLGRGIIEVVDDVAGEETMIPIHPDEPRD from the coding sequence ATGATCCTCGATAGAGTAAAGCCGCTCGACGCCATTCTGGCGACTGCGCAAAAGAAATCGCTGCATCGCTCGCTCGGTGCCATCCAACTCATGCTGTTCGGTATCGGCTGCATCATCGGCACCGGAATTTTCGTACTGACGGCCGCCGGCGCGCAGAAGGCAGGTCCCGGCCTGATGCTGGCCTTCGTGATCGCGGGTGCGGTCTGTATCGTGGCCGCGCTCTGTTACGCCGAAATCGCTGCCATGATCCCGGTCGCGGGTTCCGCCTATACCTACAGCTATGCCACGATGGGCGAATTCCTCGCCTGGACCGTCGGCTGGGCGCTGATCCTCGAATACGCCATCGCCGCATCGGCCGTGTCGGTCGGTTGGTCGGGCTATTTCACGGGGACCATCCTCAACGAATTCTTGGGCATATACCTGCCTCAATGGCTGTCGGCAGGACCGCTGGCACTGGGCGGGGCAGAGGGCGGTTTCATCAACCTGCCCGCGCTCGTCATCGCCCTGCTGGTGACCTGGCTGCTGATGATCGGCACCAGCGAAAGTGCCAAGGTCAATGCCGTGCTTGTCGCTATCAAGGTGACCGCGCTGACCGCCTTCATCGCCCTCACTCTGACCAGCGCCTATTTCGATCCCGACCAGTTCAACCCCTTCCTGCCGGCCGGCGTGTTCGGCGGCTTCGGCACGGGCGTGGGCGCGGTGGGTGCCGCGGCGACCATCTTCTTCGCCTATGTCGGCTTCGACGCAGTTTCCACCGCGGCCGAGGAAACCAAGAATCCGCAGCGCAATGTGCCCATCGGCCTCGTCGGTTCGCTGCTGTTCTGCACCGTGTTCTACATCCTCGTGGCAGCAGGTGCGATCGGGACGATCGGCGGCCAGCCGATCATGGGGCCGAACGGCATTCCGTTCCCTGCAGGGTCGGAAGAACTGGCACGCCAGTGTGCCCTGCCTGCCTATTCGAGCGCGCTGGTGTGCTCGGACGAGGCGCTGGCCCACGTGCTGCGCCAGATCGGCTTCTCGGGCATCGGCAACATGCTGGGTATCGCGGCCTTCCTCGCGCTGCCTTCGGTTATTCTCGTGCTGCTCTTCGCGCAGACCCGCATCTTCTTCGTGATGAGCCGTGACGGTCTTCTGCCCGAAGGTCTGTCCAAGGTGCATCCCAAGTGGAAGACGCCCTATGTCGTCACCGCCATCACCGGCGTGATCGTGGCGGTTGCTGCCGCGTTCTTCCCGGTGGGGCAGCTGGCCGACATCGCCAATGCAGGGACGCTCTACGCCTTCCTGATGGTGGCGGTCGCGGTCATGCTGCTGCGCAAGACCGACCCGGATCGCAAGCGTGATTTCCGTACGCCGGCGCTGTGGCTGGTTGGGCCGGCGACCATCATCGGCTGCGCCTTTCTGTTCCTCAACCTGCCGTTCGAAGCGATGCTGGTGCTGCCGATCTGGACCACGATCGGACTGGTCATCTATTTCGCCTACAGCCGCGGGAACAGCCATCTCGGACGCGGTATCATCGAAGTCGTCGATGATGTCGCTGGCGAGGAGACGATGATCCCCATCCATCCCGACGAGCCGCGGGACTAA
- a CDS encoding pyridoxamine 5'-phosphate oxidase family protein: MKYSKGNPDALKEKFWHAMADSPFLFLELDGQSDTSVPMTAQLDKNANSSIWFFTQKNSTFAKLGKVKASFAGKDHDMFARFDGTLAVETSQERFDQFWNNFVEAWYDGGKDDPDILFLRMDLGQAEIWSGDLGLLNTAKMALGMTVHQEAEERHVESVDL; encoded by the coding sequence ATGAAATACTCGAAAGGCAACCCCGACGCGCTCAAGGAGAAGTTCTGGCACGCCATGGCGGACTCGCCGTTCCTCTTCCTCGAACTCGACGGCCAGTCGGACACTTCGGTGCCGATGACCGCCCAGCTCGACAAGAATGCGAACAGCTCGATCTGGTTCTTCACGCAGAAGAACAGCACCTTCGCCAAGCTGGGCAAGGTGAAAGCGAGCTTCGCCGGCAAGGACCACGACATGTTCGCGCGTTTCGACGGCACGCTGGCGGTCGAGACCAGCCAGGAGCGTTTTGACCAGTTCTGGAACAACTTCGTCGAAGCCTGGTACGACGGCGGCAAGGACGATCCGGATATCCTCTTCCTGCGCATGGACCTGGGCCAGGCGGAAATCTGGAGCGGTGACCTCGGCTTGCTCAACACTGCCAAGATGGCACTGGGCATGACCGTCCACCAAGAAGCCGAAGAACGGCACGTGGAAAGCGTCGACCTCTAA